TTCCCTTCGATATTAGATGAATAAACAGCAGAAGCTTTTGTTAAATAATCAACCCCTCCCATATTCTCAGAAAAATCAAATTGCCCAATTAATCTTGGTATTTGTTTTCCAATCTTTGTAGAATATTCTTTAAAATATTTTTTATCAATAACATCCATATACCATTATATAAACATTACTTAAAGATAATAAATTTCATTGTAATTTCATTGAGTGAAAAAGAATTCCTTAGCGTAAAGCAAAACTATTTATAAACCTTTTTCTTTGAAAAGTGTAATGTATTTGCTGTCAGTATTCATAAAATGATTTGTTAGCCAATCATTTAGATAATTCATAATTTCATCAAGGAATTTTATTTTACCTTGATTATAATCTTTTTGGAAATTATTTATTTCTTTTATAAAACTTTGATGTTCTTTAATATGTTCATCAGTTTCTTGATAATTAAATTCCTTAAAATATCGTTCTTCTGTAATAAAATGATATGAAGTATAATCAACAAAATTTTTAATGCTGTCTTTTATTTCTTTTTTTGATTTGTCTGATTTGAATGCTTTGTAAAGTTGGTTTGCTAATTCTACAAGTTTTTTATGTTGTTCATCTAATTCATTTATACCAATAACAAGCGAAGGAGTCCAGTCAATTAGATTGTTGCCTGTAGGTTTTGGTGGTTTTGATTGTTTTGGTTTATCAACAACTTGCTTGTTTTCTTGCCCTTTAAATTGTTTTTCTAATTCATCAATTTGTTCTGAATATTTTTTATTGATTTTTTCAATTTCTGATTTATATTCTTCTTGTTTTGCGATTAATTCAGCTTCATTTTTTTTAATTTCAGAAATATCATTTGCAGTAACAAAAACTTTTATAATTTTTTTATTTTCATCTTTAACTGCTGTAAATGTTTCAAAAAGCCAGATTTCTTTTTCTTTAAAGATATATTTATGCTCTCCTTCGTGATTTATTCCTTTTCTCAGGTCTTCCCATATTTTCTGATATTTCTCAGATTTAGCAATTTCCTTAGACACAAAATCGCTTAATTTTTTCCCTGAAATTTCCTCAATTTTAAGACCTGCCAATGATAAATATTTTTCATTAGCAGTTAAAATAGTTCCGCTTAAACTTAACTCAAGGGTTCCAAGACTTTCATTAAGTGTATTTATAACAGTATTTAATTTATTTAATTTTATTTTGTTTTCTTTATCTAATTTATCAATTTCTTCTCTTTGTTGTATATCTTTATTAAGAAGTTTTTCTTCGGTTTTGTTCAATTCTTCAATTTTTTGATTGAGTTGCTGTTTGCTTTCTTCTATTTCTTTAGCCTGAACTTCAAGACGTATTGATGTATTTTTTAATTCTGTAATATCAATTGCAATTTTTAATATTTTATAAACAGCTTCATCTTTGTCATGAATAGGAGTATAGGTTTCTGACAACCACATTTCACGATTATTATAATCAATTTTAGTAATCTCTTTTTTGGAAATTCCTGATATAAGGTCATTCCAGAATGTTTCATATTCTTGTATTGATGTACCTGAAAAATCAATACCATCTTTATGATACATTCCAATTATCTGATCTTTTGGTATTCCAATAAGGTCAGCATATTGTTCGTTTATGTCAATTATTTTTCCGTTAACGTCATATTCAGCCGTATAAGTAGAAGAACTTAATGCAAGTATCAATCCCTGCATTTCAAATTCTCTTCTTGAAGCTTCTTCTTGTGTTGTTTGTAATTCTTCAAGATTTTGACGCATTTCTTCTTCTTGTGAAGATAGTTCTTCGCTTTGTTTTTGAGCCTGTCCGAGAAGCTCAGCAGTTTTTTCGTTAATCTTCACACTCGAAATAGTTGATGCAATACTTTCACCAACTTTTTCAATAAATTCTATTTTATATGTTTCAAACTCTTTAAATGAAGCCAATTCTATAACTCCGAAAACTTCTTCATTTAATTTTAAAGGAACTAATAAAATATATTTTGGATCAGCAGCACCCATTCCTGATGTAATATCAATATAACCATCCGGTACATCAGTTAAATATATTGTTAATTTTTCATGGGCACATCTGCCAACAAGGTCTTCTCCTATATTTATTTTCTTTTTTGAATATTTATTTCTATCAAAAGCAACTGCGGCAGTAAGTTCAAAATATATATCATTTTTGTCAGAATCATTAATAACAAAAATATTACCCTGATTTACATCAAGATAATTAACAATATTGCTTATTATATTAAATGAAAGTATTTCTAAATTATCATAGTTTTGCCTAAGAATTTCTCCAAACTTGGTAATTCCCTGAGTTATCCAATTTTGTTTTTCGTTTTCTGTTTTTCGTTTATTTTCTTCTCCCTCGGCATGTTTAAGGTTTTTTCTCATCTCTAAAAGAGAATTTCCTAATATATCTTCATCACTTAAAAGATTAAATTCGGCATCTAAATTGCCCTCTCCTATTTGTCTGGCAAAATTAGCAGTACTATTCAGTCCATCAATTAATTTATTAACCGATTCAGCCATTTCCCCAATTTCATCTTTCGATTTAATATTTAATCTATTTTTATCATCTATTTTCCCTTTTGCTAAATTTTTTAATAAATTAATAGTTTTTATAAGTGGATTACTAATATTTTTTGCAATAAACCATATTACAATTGTTAAAAGTATTAAACCAATAATTCCAACGAGAATAGAAATATAAAAACTTCTGTTAGCTTTTGCAATTATTACATCAACCGGCACATTTATTGCTAAGGACCATGGAGTTATAGTTTCACCAATAAATAACGGAGCAAATGAATAATAAATACTTTTACCTGTATTTTTATTCTTAATAGTAAACGAAAAGAATTCACCATTTTGAATATTTTCAGTAATATTATACTTATTGTCGTCTTCGGGATAGGTTTCGGAAATAAACTTTCCAAGCATTTCTTCATCAGGATGTCCAACATATGCACCTGTATTTGATAAAAGATAAGCAGAACTACCTTTAAAAGGTTTTATTTCGTTTATTAATTCC
This window of the Bacteroidales bacterium genome carries:
- a CDS encoding bacteriohemerythrin; translated protein: MKEKIKLGIKSKMLIFIISTSLLIYIAAIGYISINSRQMAFEDATKFADSYTREYASKIEAILNSDMAKVRTLAHSVLKYRKIPLEERKSLHSDMYDGVINNNPHFLALWDSWELSNIDSTWNKSYGRYVIEFWREENKINNRISLKSLDGDNPDYARIKRDAIEVVEEPYLYSYTEKPEDEILMTSLIAPIIDNGKYAGVIGVDITLSEFQELINEIKPFKGSSAYLLSNTGAYVGHPDEEMLGKFISETYPEDDNKYNITENIQNGEFFSFTIKNKNTGKSIYYSFAPLFIGETITPWSLAINVPVDVIIAKANRSFYISILVGIIGLILLTIVIWFIAKNISNPLIKTINLLKNLAKGKIDDKNRLNIKSKDEIGEMAESVNKLIDGLNSTANFARQIGEGNLDAEFNLLSDEDILGNSLLEMRKNLKHAEGEENKRKTENEKQNWITQGITKFGEILRQNYDNLEILSFNIISNIVNYLDVNQGNIFVINDSDKNDIYFELTAAVAFDRNKYSKKKINIGEDLVGRCAHEKLTIYLTDVPDGYIDITSGMGAADPKYILLVPLKLNEEVFGVIELASFKEFETYKIEFIEKVGESIASTISSVKINEKTAELLGQAQKQSEELSSQEEEMRQNLEELQTTQEEASRREFEMQGLILALSSSTYTAEYDVNGKIIDINEQYADLIGIPKDQIIGMYHKDGIDFSGTSIQEYETFWNDLISGISKKEITKIDYNNREMWLSETYTPIHDKDEAVYKILKIAIDITELKNTSIRLEVQAKEIEESKQQLNQKIEELNKTEEKLLNKDIQQREEIDKLDKENKIKLNKLNTVINTLNESLGTLELSLSGTILTANEKYLSLAGLKIEEISGKKLSDFVSKEIAKSEKYQKIWEDLRKGINHEGEHKYIFKEKEIWLFETFTAVKDENKKIIKVFVTANDISEIKKNEAELIAKQEEYKSEIEKINKKYSEQIDELEKQFKGQENKQVVDKPKQSKPPKPTGNNLIDWTPSLVIGINELDEQHKKLVELANQLYKAFKSDKSKKEIKDSIKNFVDYTSYHFITEERYFKEFNYQETDEHIKEHQSFIKEINNFQKDYNQGKIKFLDEIMNYLNDWLTNHFMNTDSKYITLFKEKGL